The following are from one region of the Staphylococcus argenteus genome:
- a CDS encoding nitrate reductase subunit alpha, translating into MGKFGLNFFKPTEKFNGNWSILESKSREWEKMYRERWSHDKEVRTTHGVNCTGSCSWKVFVKNGVITWENQQTDYPSCGPDMPEYEPRGCPRGASFSWYEYSPLRIKYPYIRGKLWDLWTEALEENNGNRVAAWASIVENEDKAKQYKQARGMGGHVRSNWKDVTDIIAAQLLYTIKKYGPDRIAGFTPIPAMSMISYAAGARFINLLGGEMLSFYDWYADLPPASPQIWGEQTDVPESSDWYNASYIIMWGSNVPLTRTPDAHFMTEVRYKGTKVISVAPDYAENVKFADNWLAPNPGSDAAIAQAMTHVILQEHYVNQPNERFINYAKQYTDMPFIIMLDEDENGYKAGRFLRASDLGQTTEQGEWKPVIHDAISDSLVVPNGTMGQRWEEGKKWNLKLETEDGSKINPTLSMTEGGYELETIQFPYFDSDGDGIFERPIPTRQVTLANGDKVRIATIFDLMASQYGVRRFNHELESKGYDDAESKYTPSWQEAISGVKQSVVIQVAKEFAQNAIDTEGRSMIIMGAGINHWFNSDTIYRSILNLVMLCGCQGVNGGGWAHYVGQEKCRPIEGWSTVAFAKDWQGPPRLQNGTSWFYFATDQWKYEESNVDRLKSPLAKTEELKHQHPADYNVLAARLGWLPSYPQFNKNSLLFAEEAKDEGIDSNEEILQRAIDEVKSKQTQFAIEDPDLKKNHPKSLFIWRSNLISSSAKGQEYFMKHLLGTKSGLLATPNEDDKPEEIKWREETTGKLDLVVSLDFRMTATPLYSDIVLPAATWYEKHDLSSTDMHPYVHPFNPAIDPLWESRSDWDIYKTLAKAFSEMAKDYLPGTFKDVVITPLSHDTKQEISTPYGVVKDWSKGEIEAVPGRTMPNFAIVERDYTKIYDKYVTLGPVLEKGKVGAHGVSFGVSEQYEELKSMLGTWSDRDDDSVRANRPRIDTARNVADAILSISSATNGKLSQKSYENLEEQTGMPLKDISSERAAEKILFLNITSQPREVIPTAVFPGSNKQGRRYSPFTTNIERLVPFRTLTGRQSYYVDHEVFQQFGESLPVYKPTLPPMVFGNRDKKIKGGTDALVLRYLTPHGKWNIHSMYQDNKHMLTLFRGGPTVWISNEDAEKHDIHDNDWLEVYNRNGVVTARAVISHRMPKGTMFMYHAQDKHIQTPGSEITDTRGGSHNAPTRIHLKPTQLVGGYAQISYHFNYYGPIGNQRDLYVAVRKMKEVNWLED; encoded by the coding sequence ATGGGAAAATTTGGATTGAATTTCTTTAAACCAACAGAAAAATTTAATGGAAATTGGTCGATCCTTGAAAGTAAAAGTAGAGAATGGGAAAAAATGTACAGAGAACGTTGGAGCCATGATAAAGAAGTAAGAACAACGCATGGTGTTAACTGTACAGGGTCATGTTCTTGGAAAGTGTTTGTGAAAAATGGTGTTATTACCTGGGAAAACCAACAAACTGACTATCCAAGTTGTGGACCGGATATGCCTGAATATGAACCGAGAGGATGTCCTCGAGGTGCGTCATTCTCTTGGTATGAATACAGTCCACTTCGAATCAAATATCCATATATTCGTGGAAAACTTTGGGATTTATGGACTGAAGCATTAGAAGAAAACAATGGTAATCGCGTTGCTGCATGGGCGTCTATTGTTGAAAATGAAGACAAAGCCAAACAGTATAAGCAAGCCCGAGGTATGGGAGGGCATGTGCGTTCCAATTGGAAAGATGTTACAGATATAATCGCGGCACAATTACTGTATACAATAAAAAAATATGGTCCTGACAGAATCGCTGGATTCACACCAATCCCAGCGATGTCTATGATTAGCTATGCGGCTGGTGCTCGATTTATCAACTTACTTGGGGGAGAAATGCTTAGTTTTTATGACTGGTATGCAGATTTACCTCCGGCATCTCCACAAATTTGGGGAGAGCAAACAGATGTGCCTGAATCAAGTGACTGGTATAACGCCTCATACATAATTATGTGGGGATCTAATGTACCACTAACACGTACGCCAGACGCACATTTTATGACAGAAGTTCGCTATAAAGGTACAAAAGTTATTTCAGTAGCACCTGATTATGCAGAAAATGTGAAGTTTGCTGATAACTGGTTAGCACCGAATCCTGGTTCAGATGCTGCAATTGCACAAGCAATGACACACGTTATTTTACAAGAACATTATGTTAACCAACCTAATGAACGCTTTATAAATTACGCCAAACAATATACAGACATGCCATTTATCATTATGTTAGATGAAGATGAAAATGGATATAAAGCGGGTCGATTTTTAAGAGCGAGTGACTTAGGTCAAACAACAGAACAAGGTGAATGGAAACCAGTTATTCATGATGCAATCAGCGATAGTTTAGTCGTACCTAATGGCACAATGGGTCAACGTTGGGAAGAAGGTAAGAAGTGGAACTTAAAACTAGAAACAGAAGATGGTTCTAAAATTAACCCTACGTTATCAATGACAGAAGGTGGATACGAATTAGAAACGATTCAATTTCCTTACTTTGATAGTGATGGAGATGGCATATTTGAACGTCCAATCCCAACAAGACAAGTTACTTTAGCAAATGGTGACAAAGTTCGAATTGCTACAATTTTTGACTTAATGGCGAGTCAATATGGTGTTCGACGTTTTAATCATGAATTAGAATCAAAAGGTTATGACGATGCAGAGTCAAAATATACACCTTCTTGGCAAGAAGCAATTTCAGGTGTTAAACAAAGCGTTGTCATTCAAGTAGCTAAAGAATTTGCGCAAAACGCCATCGATACTGAAGGACGTTCAATGATTATCATGGGTGCAGGTATTAACCATTGGTTTAACTCAGATACTATTTATCGTTCGATTTTAAACTTAGTTATGTTATGTGGCTGTCAAGGTGTGAATGGTGGCGGTTGGGCTCACTATGTGGGACAAGAAAAATGTCGTCCAATAGAAGGCTGGAGTACTGTCGCTTTTGCGAAAGACTGGCAAGGACCACCACGTTTACAAAATGGAACAAGTTGGTTCTACTTTGCGACAGACCAATGGAAATATGAAGAGTCTAATGTAGATAGATTAAAATCTCCATTAGCTAAAACAGAGGAGTTAAAACACCAACATCCAGCTGATTATAATGTGTTAGCAGCTAGACTTGGTTGGTTACCATCATACCCACAGTTTAATAAAAATAGCTTGTTGTTTGCAGAAGAAGCCAAAGATGAAGGTATAGATTCAAATGAAGAGATTTTGCAACGCGCAATAGATGAAGTTAAGTCAAAACAAACGCAATTTGCGATAGAAGATCCGGATTTGAAAAAGAATCATCCGAAATCATTGTTTATATGGCGTTCAAATCTAATTTCAAGTTCTGCAAAAGGACAAGAATACTTTATGAAACATTTGCTTGGCACAAAATCAGGGTTATTAGCTACACCAAATGAAGATGATAAACCAGAAGAAATTAAATGGCGTGAGGAAACGACAGGGAAATTAGATTTAGTCGTTTCTTTAGATTTCAGAATGACAGCTACACCTTTATATTCTGACATTGTATTACCAGCAGCGACTTGGTATGAGAAGCATGATTTGTCATCTACAGACATGCATCCATATGTACATCCTTTTAATCCAGCTATTGACCCTTTATGGGAATCGCGTTCAGACTGGGATATTTATAAAACGTTGGCAAAAGCATTTTCAGAAATGGCAAAAGACTATTTACCAGGAACATTTAAAGATGTAGTGATAACACCACTTAGCCATGATACAAAGCAAGAAATTTCAACACCATACGGCGTAGTGAAAGATTGGTCTAAGGGTGAAATTGAAGCGGTACCTGGCCGTACAATGCCTAACTTTGCAATTGTAGAACGCGACTACACTAAAATTTACGACAAATATGTCACGCTTGGTCCTGTACTTGAAAAAGGGAAAGTTGGCGCACATGGTGTAAGTTTCGGTGTCAGTGAGCAGTACGAAGAATTAAAAAGTATGTTAGGTACGTGGAGTGATAGAGATGATGATTCTGTGAGAGCGAATCGACCACGTATTGATACAGCACGTAATGTAGCTGATGCGATATTAAGTATTTCATCTGCTACGAACGGTAAATTATCACAAAAATCATATGAAAATCTCGAAGAACAAACTGGAATGCCATTAAAAGACATCTCTAGTGAACGCGCTGCTGAGAAAATTTTGTTTTTAAATATAACTTCACAACCACGAGAAGTAATACCGACAGCAGTATTTCCGGGTTCAAATAAACAAGGTCGACGATATTCACCATTTACAACGAATATAGAACGTCTAGTACCTTTTAGAACATTAACAGGACGTCAAAGTTATTATGTGGATCACGAAGTTTTCCAACAATTTGGGGAAAGCTTACCAGTATATAAACCGACATTGCCACCAATGGTATTTGGGAATAGAGATAAGAAAATTAAAGGTGGTACAGATGCGTTAGTACTGCGTTATTTAACGCCACATGGAAAATGGAACATACACTCAATGTATCAAGATAATAAGCATATGTTGACACTATTTAGAGGTGGTCCAACGGTTTGGATATCAAATGAAGATGCTGAAAAACATGATATTCATGATAATGATTGGCTAGAAGTGTATAACCGTAATGGTGTTGTAACGGCAAGAGCAGTTATCTCGCATCGTATGCCTAAAGGCACAATGTTTATGTATCATGCACAAGATAAACATATTCAAACACCTGGATCAGAAATTACAGATACTCGTGGTGGTTCACACAATGCACCGACTAGAATTCATTTGAAACCAACACAACTAGTTGGAGGATATGCGCAAATTAGTTACCACTTTAACTATTATGGACCAATTGGGAACCAAAGGGATTTATATGTAGCAGTTAGAAAGATGAAGGAGGTTAATTGGCTTGAAGATTAA
- the cobA gene encoding uroporphyrinogen-III C-methyltransferase, with amino-acid sequence MSVDDYGKVYLIGAGPGNPNYLTKKAERLIREADVILYDRLVNPLILQYAKSTTEIIDVGKKPYAKHIQQEKINECIVEAARRYNKVVRLKGGDPAIFGRVQEEVDTLNEHHIAFEIVPGVTSASAAVATMQTGLTMRTVAKSVTFSTGHFKDSEENEVDVNSLVSGGTLAIYMGVKRLGKIITQIQQYTDIDYPIAIVFQASCFNEFVVKGRLSNIISKLQHYSIEAKPGICIIGEVVGYTEKNHKSLDPTKQFYVVSGSKHDALMLCEHLYDEGYGCMLNPNDTSNGTYHPSQYSYYDTFIKQQENVTYISTECADTNTVLCH; translated from the coding sequence ATGTCTGTAGATGATTATGGCAAGGTTTACTTGATAGGGGCGGGCCCAGGTAATCCGAATTATTTAACTAAAAAAGCTGAGCGATTAATACGTGAAGCGGATGTCATACTATATGATCGATTAGTGAATCCGTTAATTTTACAATATGCGAAGTCGACTACTGAAATTATCGATGTTGGTAAAAAGCCTTATGCAAAACACATTCAACAAGAAAAAATAAATGAATGTATCGTGGAAGCAGCACGTCGATATAATAAGGTTGTTAGGCTTAAAGGCGGCGATCCAGCGATATTTGGTCGTGTGCAAGAAGAAGTCGATACACTAAATGAACATCATATTGCGTTTGAAATTGTACCAGGAGTGACATCTGCAAGCGCAGCTGTTGCTACGATGCAGACAGGTTTAACAATGCGTACAGTTGCTAAAAGTGTGACATTTTCGACAGGTCACTTTAAAGATTCAGAAGAAAATGAAGTTGATGTCAATTCCTTAGTGAGTGGTGGCACGTTAGCAATTTATATGGGAGTAAAACGTTTAGGGAAAATTATCACACAGATACAACAATACACAGATATTGATTATCCGATAGCGATTGTCTTTCAAGCATCGTGTTTTAATGAGTTTGTTGTTAAAGGGCGTTTAAGTAATATCATTTCAAAACTGCAACACTATTCAATTGAGGCGAAACCGGGTATATGTATTATTGGTGAAGTTGTTGGTTATACTGAAAAGAATCACAAATCATTAGATCCTACGAAACAATTTTATGTTGTAAGTGGTTCTAAGCATGACGCCCTTATGCTCTGTGAACATTTATATGACGAAGGTTATGGCTGTATGCTAAATCCAAATGATACATCGAATGGCACATATCATCCGTCGCAATATAGTTATTATGATACGTTTATTAAGCAACAAGAAAATGTGACATATATTTCAACCGAGTGTGCAGATACTAATACAGTACTATGTCATTAA
- the nirD gene encoding nitrite reductase small subunit NirD translates to MEIKEKIKVTTIDELTPLIGKKVIVKGKEVGLFLTESGKIHAIHNICPHKQGPLSEGTVSGEYVFCPLHDQKIDLNTGIVQEPDEGCVDVYEVEVTDGNVYICL, encoded by the coding sequence ATGGAAATAAAAGAAAAAATTAAAGTGACAACTATAGATGAATTAACACCCCTAATCGGAAAAAAGGTTATTGTTAAAGGCAAAGAGGTAGGATTGTTTTTAACAGAAAGTGGTAAAATTCATGCGATTCACAATATCTGTCCACATAAACAAGGGCCATTATCTGAAGGAACAGTGAGTGGTGAATATGTATTTTGCCCACTCCACGATCAAAAAATTGATTTAAATACAGGTATCGTTCAAGAACCTGATGAAGGTTGTGTAGATGTTTATGAGGTAGAAGTTACAGACGGGAACGTATATATATGTCTGTAG
- the nirB gene encoding nitrite reductase large subunit NirB, giving the protein MTKQKLVMIGNGMAGIRTIEEILERANDLYDITIIGKEPYPNYNRIMLSNILQNKMTVEETIMNPYEWYEEHDIKLITNDPVVEVDRENQNVTTANGVEVAYDKLIFATGSKAFVIPVPGSTLPSVIGWRTIDDTEKMMDIAKTKKKAIVIGGGLLGLECARGLLDQGMEVTVLHLAEWLMEMQLDRKAGNMLKADLEKQGMKFEMQANTTEILGEDDVEGVKLADGREIPADLVVMAVGIRPYTEVAKESGLEVNRGIVVNDVMQTSDNNIYAVGECAEHNGKVYGLVAPLYEQGKVLADYLTGNETNGYKGSTTFTSLKVSGCDLYSAGQIVENAEIKGIEIFNSIDNNYKKIFLKDGNVVGAVLYGDIDDGSRFYNMMKKGESTEDYTLVSLLTKGGEEATTSIADMADDETICGCNGVDKGTIVNAITENGFTTVEEVTAKTKAGNSCGKCKPQIAQILEHTLGDDFVAAKPAGICGCTDLTRDQIVTQIRAKGLKTSKEVRHVLNFKNKGGCPKCRPAINYYLNMVYPHDHEDERESRFANERYHANIQNDGTFSVIPQMRGGVTDADQLIRLGEVAKKYHVPLVKVTGSQRVGLYGVKKEELPNIWEDLGMRSASAYGKKTRSVKSCVGKEFCRFGTQYTTRLGIRLEKTFEYIDTPHKFKMGVSGCPRSCVESGVKDFGIISVENGFQIYIGGNGGTEVEKGEFLTTVETEDEVIKLCGALMQYYRETGIYAERTAPWLRRLGFENVKEVLLNPERQNELFERIMDAKKAVEAEPWEAITSNAQARKIFEVEKV; this is encoded by the coding sequence ATGACAAAGCAAAAATTAGTAATGATTGGTAACGGTATGGCGGGCATTCGAACAATCGAAGAAATATTAGAGCGTGCCAACGATTTATATGATATTACAATAATTGGTAAAGAACCTTATCCTAACTATAACCGCATCATGCTTTCAAATATTTTACAAAATAAAATGACTGTTGAAGAAACAATTATGAATCCTTATGAGTGGTATGAGGAACACGATATTAAGTTAATTACAAATGATCCCGTAGTTGAAGTAGATAGAGAGAATCAAAATGTAACGACTGCTAATGGCGTTGAAGTTGCATACGATAAGTTGATTTTTGCGACAGGATCTAAGGCATTTGTCATTCCTGTTCCAGGTTCAACATTACCAAGTGTTATTGGTTGGAGAACGATTGATGACACTGAAAAAATGATGGACATTGCTAAGACCAAAAAGAAAGCGATAGTTATTGGTGGGGGCTTATTAGGTTTAGAATGTGCGCGTGGTTTATTAGATCAAGGTATGGAAGTGACAGTGTTACATTTAGCTGAATGGTTAATGGAAATGCAGTTAGACCGTAAAGCTGGTAACATGCTTAAAGCTGATCTAGAAAAGCAAGGTATGAAGTTTGAAATGCAAGCGAACACAACTGAAATCTTAGGCGAAGATGATGTTGAAGGCGTTAAATTAGCAGATGGACGTGAAATTCCAGCAGACTTAGTTGTCATGGCGGTTGGTATCAGACCGTATACTGAAGTCGCAAAAGAATCAGGTTTAGAAGTTAATCGAGGTATTGTAGTCAATGATGTGATGCAAACAAGTGATAATAATATATATGCTGTCGGTGAATGTGCAGAACATAACGGTAAAGTTTATGGACTTGTTGCGCCATTATATGAACAAGGTAAAGTATTAGCAGACTATTTAACGGGTAACGAAACAAATGGATACAAAGGTTCCACAACATTTACATCATTGAAAGTGTCAGGATGTGACTTGTATAGCGCTGGTCAAATTGTTGAAAATGCTGAAATTAAAGGGATTGAAATATTTAATAGCATTGATAATAACTATAAGAAGATATTTTTAAAAGACGGTAATGTGGTAGGTGCAGTGTTATATGGTGACATTGATGATGGTTCGCGCTTCTATAACATGATGAAAAAAGGTGAATCCACTGAAGATTATACACTTGTATCATTGCTTACTAAAGGCGGAGAAGAGGCAACAACATCAATTGCAGATATGGCAGATGATGAAACGATTTGTGGCTGTAATGGTGTTGATAAAGGCACTATAGTAAATGCGATTACAGAAAATGGCTTTACAACAGTTGAAGAAGTAACGGCTAAAACAAAAGCGGGTAATTCATGTGGTAAATGTAAACCGCAAATTGCTCAAATTTTGGAGCATACCTTAGGTGATGACTTTGTTGCTGCAAAACCTGCTGGTATATGTGGTTGTACAGATTTGACACGCGATCAAATTGTAACGCAAATACGAGCGAAAGGTTTAAAAACATCTAAAGAAGTTCGACATGTTTTAAACTTTAAAAATAAAGGTGGCTGTCCAAAATGTCGACCAGCGATTAACTATTATTTAAATATGGTTTATCCACATGATCATGAAGATGAAAGAGAATCAAGATTTGCTAACGAACGTTACCATGCGAATATTCAAAATGATGGTACATTTTCTGTTATTCCTCAAATGCGTGGAGGTGTTACAGATGCAGATCAACTAATTCGTCTAGGAGAAGTGGCTAAGAAATATCATGTACCACTGGTTAAAGTGACAGGTTCACAACGTGTTGGTTTATATGGAGTTAAAAAAGAAGAATTACCAAATATATGGGAAGACCTAGGTATGCGCTCGGCATCAGCATATGGTAAGAAAACACGCTCAGTTAAAAGCTGTGTTGGTAAAGAATTTTGTCGATTCGGTACGCAATACACGACGCGACTTGGCATTCGTTTAGAAAAAACATTTGAATACATCGATACGCCTCATAAATTTAAAATGGGTGTATCAGGTTGCCCAAGAAGTTGTGTTGAATCAGGTGTTAAAGATTTTGGTATTATCTCAGTTGAAAATGGATTCCAAATCTACATCGGTGGTAATGGTGGTACAGAAGTTGAAAAGGGAGAATTTTTAACAACTGTAGAAACAGAAGATGAAGTAATTAAATTATGTGGTGCTTTGATGCAATATTATCGTGAAACAGGTATATATGCTGAAAGAACGGCGCCGTGGTTAAGAAGACTTGGATTTGAAAATGTCAAAGAAGTGTTACTTAACCCAGAAAGACAAAATGAACTATTCGAACGCATAATGGATGCTAAAAAAGCAGTCGAAGCTGAACCTTGGGAAGCAATAACTAGCAATGCGCAAGCACGTAAAATTTTTGAAGTGGAGAAGGTGTAA
- a CDS encoding sirohydrochlorin chelatase, producing the protein MNGNIIIAHGMRRGQQNKALETFISELIKDEIHHYHIAFLESEHQDLETVMTTLIQNGVIHFKIVPLLIFSAMHYLKDIPNIIREMEQMYPGITVEVSEPLGTHPLMTEIIMQRIDDALVDEEQQVSIVVVAHGNINGKYTKAHDELQTCVQTLQLNHPTYARTLYGSISFTLDLKEIAKQYQRLIIVPLFLYDGRLVNKVKQRINDMAINTDIHITPSINFDPILKRIIKDRLENLMTTIKM; encoded by the coding sequence GTGAATGGGAATATCATTATTGCACATGGCATGAGGCGTGGACAACAGAATAAAGCTTTAGAAACATTTATATCTGAATTAATAAAAGATGAGATACATCATTATCATATTGCATTTTTAGAAAGTGAGCATCAGGATTTAGAAACAGTGATGACGACGTTGATTCAAAACGGAGTTATACACTTCAAAATTGTACCTTTGCTTATTTTTAGTGCAATGCACTATCTCAAAGATATACCGAATATCATTCGTGAAATGGAGCAAATGTATCCAGGTATAACGGTTGAAGTTAGCGAACCACTTGGCACACATCCTTTAATGACAGAAATCATCATGCAACGTATTGATGACGCACTAGTAGATGAAGAACAACAAGTAAGTATTGTCGTTGTTGCACATGGCAATATAAATGGGAAGTATACAAAGGCACATGATGAGTTACAAACATGTGTTCAAACACTGCAACTTAATCATCCAACTTATGCGAGAACACTTTATGGTTCAATCAGCTTTACGCTTGATTTAAAGGAAATTGCGAAACAGTACCAAAGGTTGATTATCGTGCCTTTGTTTTTATATGACGGGCGACTAGTTAACAAAGTAAAACAACGAATTAATGACATGGCTATTAATACAGATATACACATCACACCTTCAATTAACTTCGACCCAATTTTAAAGCGGATAATTAAAGATAGATTAGAAAACTTAATGACTACAATAAAAATGTAA
- a CDS encoding GNAT family N-acetyltransferase, translated as MTKTMIRLANENDAEVLHQLMHEAFTPLRELGIDWPSVNANLDAVKENIDKNTTFVMTIDDEIISTITVRYPWGSLKSISGYPFVWWFATNPEYEGQGYGSQLLTYVEEKFLRDTLKAAAVTLGTSARLHPWLLKIYEKRGYEIYSEHENDDGDLGVIMRKVLIPERFEESILGQPPF; from the coding sequence ATGACAAAAACAATGATTCGACTTGCAAATGAAAATGATGCAGAGGTGCTACATCAATTAATGCATGAAGCATTCACACCTCTTAGAGAACTAGGTATTGATTGGCCTTCAGTTAATGCAAATTTAGATGCTGTGAAAGAAAACATAGATAAAAATACGACATTTGTCATGACCATTGATGATGAAATTATTTCTACGATAACGGTTAGATATCCATGGGGCAGTTTAAAAAGTATTTCTGGTTATCCTTTTGTCTGGTGGTTCGCGACTAATCCGGAATATGAAGGTCAAGGCTATGGCAGTCAATTACTTACTTATGTTGAAGAAAAATTTTTACGAGATACATTAAAGGCAGCAGCAGTAACTTTAGGTACATCTGCTAGGTTGCATCCATGGTTACTTAAAATATATGAAAAAAGAGGTTACGAAATTTATAGTGAACATGAAAATGATGATGGTGATTTAGGTGTTATTATGCGTAAAGTTCTTATTCCTGAACGGTTTGAAGAATCAATCTTAGGTCAACCACCATTTTAA
- a CDS encoding formate/nitrite transporter family protein, whose protein sequence is MIENKKTVEDTYSTGAIVDSISSSVQMKQVMVQQTPGRYMLKAMMAGFLLSIVTVFMFGIKTQFASTHVDGLINLMGAIAFSLGLILVVLTNSELLTSNFMYFTVGWYYKVVSVKKMTWILLYCFLGNILGGFVLFFLMKFAHVMTPEMTQALTALVQKKTVDSTWLNIFTKGIFCNFFINIGIFISMQFKGGLTKAFFIACGVVVFVYMGYEHVVFNAGLYAGMVFFNLDAVSWLHVLKNIVFAFLGNFVGGGIFVGLVYAFLNGKRNRLEQQ, encoded by the coding sequence GTGATAGAAAATAAGAAAACAGTTGAAGATACATATTCAACAGGCGCAATTGTTGATTCAATATCATCTTCAGTACAAATGAAGCAAGTAATGGTACAGCAAACACCTGGACGATACATGCTTAAAGCAATGATGGCAGGGTTTTTACTCTCAATCGTTACTGTATTTATGTTCGGAATAAAGACGCAGTTTGCGAGTACTCACGTAGATGGACTCATCAATTTAATGGGAGCCATTGCGTTTAGTTTAGGTTTGATTTTAGTTGTATTAACTAACTCTGAATTATTAACAAGTAACTTCATGTACTTTACAGTAGGCTGGTATTATAAAGTCGTATCTGTTAAGAAGATGACTTGGATTTTATTATATTGTTTCTTAGGTAATATTTTAGGTGGGTTTGTGCTATTCTTCTTAATGAAATTTGCGCATGTTATGACACCTGAAATGACACAAGCTTTAACAGCTTTAGTTCAGAAAAAAACTGTTGATTCAACATGGTTGAATATTTTTACAAAAGGTATTTTCTGTAACTTCTTTATCAATATTGGTATTTTCATCTCTATGCAATTCAAAGGCGGCCTAACAAAGGCATTCTTCATAGCTTGTGGTGTCGTTGTCTTTGTATACATGGGATATGAACACGTTGTGTTTAATGCAGGTCTTTACGCAGGCATGGTATTCTTTAACCTTGATGCAGTTTCATGGTTACACGTTTTAAAAAATATCGTTTTTGCTTTCTTAGGTAACTTTGTCGGTGGCGGTATTTTTGTAGGTCTCGTGTATGCTTTCTTAAATGGTAAGCGTAATCGTTTAGAGCAACAATAA
- a CDS encoding SRPBCC family protein has protein sequence MTIKVEDNKIIFSRIIQAPIEKVFDAYTKKELFEKWFHPKGASTKVFRFNAETGGDAFYAIKTPAMTSYTLAEYETVKRPHLIEYIDSFATSEGNKDTKMPSMKITLSFSETSKTETTVTSISTFPTKEAAQQVIEMGVEEGMNQTLDQLDALLK, from the coding sequence ATGACGATTAAAGTTGAAGATAATAAAATTATTTTTTCAAGAATAATACAAGCACCAATAGAAAAGGTATTTGATGCTTATACTAAAAAAGAATTATTTGAAAAATGGTTTCATCCAAAAGGGGCTAGCACAAAAGTGTTTCGTTTTAATGCAGAAACTGGTGGCGATGCATTTTACGCAATCAAAACACCTGCAATGACGAGCTATACGTTAGCAGAATACGAAACAGTTAAACGTCCGCATTTAATTGAATATATTGACTCATTTGCAACATCAGAGGGAAACAAAGATACTAAAATGCCAAGTATGAAGATAACTTTGTCATTTTCAGAAACTAGTAAAACTGAGACGACTGTGACATCTATTTCAACATTTCCAACAAAAGAAGCAGCGCAACAAGTAATTGAAATGGGTGTGGAAGAAGGCATGAATCAAACTTTAGATCAACTAGATGCATTATTGAAATAA